The genomic DNA GATGAAGTCCTGAATCGTCGATTCACCGGTCCCGACCTCCGAACGCGCCGCCTCCACTTCGGCCATCGGCGCCAGCCCGAGGTCGATGATTCGTGATGCGAGTTGTTCCGGGGTGAATTCAATCATGAGCTTATCGCGTCGCGCGGGTGCGACTTATATAGAAGGGCTTCCAGAAATATGGAATCGGGCAAGGGGGGCAGGCTGCCAAGCGGGCGGCATTCCAGCGAGTGCGGGTTATTCGTGGTCGCCGTTGTTGGTCCCTTCGATCTGGTCTCGCAGGGTGTCGCGTTCGCGGCGAGTCGCTTCGAGATCGAAGACCAGGTATTTCATATCCAAACGCAATTGAGCCAGCGCTTCTTGGACGAGGTTCAAGATCCGTCGACGACGCGAACTGCATTCAACAACGCGGAGCAGCGAAGGAGCTAGCGTTTCGCGATGCTCTTGGGGCAGAGTATCGAACGCTTGGATCAGCTCTTGAATCTCGATCGGGGTGTCTTCGCTGGTCTGTGGTGCGGTGAATGCCATGGGCTCGAACTCCAGTTAAAAAGAAAAGGTTGTCGTGTGGGTGGTAATTGTGGTAGAGCAGTCTCAGTGCCAATTAATCCACCCGAACCATGTTTCGTCCCGCAACTCCTTTGCTGGAAACAACTTACAGCGAATCAGCCTCATGTGTGGGTTGATCTCAAGGTTGCATAAAAGCAACACACCAGACCGTCCATGTTGCCGTAAACGTCTGCCCTGAAACGACTTACGAACCTGAACCCACGCGTCCCCATCGCGATGCTTTAAATCAACAGATGAAGCGACCGCCCCTATCGATTGGCATCCGAAGGCCAAGTGCTATGTGCACTTCCGCTGATAACCATCTTCCGCAACGGGAGCGGGGCGGTCAACAATTAGTCTGGGTAACCTTAGCGATTGCGGTAATTTCTCCGCTGTTTTTCCCAAAATATTCTCGCGCCCAGATCCAGGACTCATTCGACGGCGGCGCTCCCATCTGGCAACTCGACCGCGACGATTGCGGCGTGCAGGTAATCGCTCATCAAAGGATTCCATCGGGGGGGCGTGATGCCGGCCCCTGCGAATCGCTCTCCCTGCAAACCGGTCCCGGCACGCGAGCTGAATTCATCTACCGGATCGTTCCGACCGAGGTGATCAACGAATTGGTCGCATCGGTCTGGTACTGGTCTCAACGTCCCGGAGCGCGGATGTCGCTGCGGGTCCGATTCCCGTTTGCCATCGATCCACGAACCGGGCAACCCGCGGTCGCGCGGATCGGCAACGTCGCCTACACCCAGCCGGGACAATGGCAGCAGTTGTCGCTGACCAATGCCCAGCAACAACTTGTCGTTCAACAGGCGGTGCTGCGGAATTCGATGGGACGCGAAGTCGATCTGCGACAACCGTATATCGATGCCGTCACG from Rosistilla oblonga includes the following:
- a CDS encoding transcriptional regulator; protein product: MAFTAPQTSEDTPIEIQELIQAFDTLPQEHRETLAPSLLRVVECSSRRRRILNLVQEALAQLRLDMKYLVFDLEATRRERDTLRDQIEGTNNGDHE